From Periophthalmus magnuspinnatus isolate fPerMag1 chromosome 6, fPerMag1.2.pri, whole genome shotgun sequence:
ATGCAATATACACTTCAGAAAATGACTTACCTAAGTCTTTGCACATGTCATTTTATGATGCTGCCTCTAGAGGGCGATCACTCAGTACTTGCAGTAGTAACATTTGAACACTGATGAGTCCTTCTTTTTGTGCATCTGTCAGATTGTAAAAGAAGGGGTGTTACATTTCAGTGGTCATTTGCCTTAATTCAGAAAAGATATTTAACACTagcagttttgttttatgaGAAGCTTTAAAATATGCCATTTTACATCCAGATCGTTGTTAGAAGATGTGCTCCAAACAGATGCAATGTGTTGTACGTGAGTGAGGAGGTGAGACCTGAGTGTTGCTGGTATTTTTAGCCATAGTTTATTTGATCTGtgaagaagatgatgattgGTGCTGTCTTTACAGGTttgctgcttttatttttgcagaaaaTGTGAGAAATGTTTTCACGTTGCTGAAATGAGAGGATATATTTAGAAGTAGAATAATTAATGGTTTAAATTATTCTGAACAGGAACTGACTTTCTGTGATGTTTGTCTATTACGGTGTActgtagtgtatttttattcactATTTATTAAAAGTCTATTACTCGTTTAACTTCCCTTCTTTACACAAGCATGAGAATGAACAGTATTTGAACAATATAACGACTCTGCATGGTACATAAAGGCATCATTATTAAATGCAAGATACTTCTGTAGCCACACCTGCTCTGGAAAAAAACTTGGTTGCCATTCTGTGCCAACAAATCTCACACTATAAAGCACACAAAGTGGGAGAATGTGGCCCAAGGATACAACGTCAGAATGCACTAGACAAAAGGGTCACTAAATCGACCATATAATCGGCCAACAATGAAGCTAGCTGTTCCTCTTTGGATCTCAGATGGGTGTGAAGTCCATAATCAGATCATTACAGAGACTACATTAGTAAAGAgattatttttatactttccATCCAATACTCTTTTATTCCCTGCTTGTATGTGTAATTTTATACTTTACATTAAAGTAGTTCTCAGGTAaatatgtctgaatgaaacaaaacacaactccacgtatgtttgtgatgaagaacccatattataacatagatcagagaatagcgtaatatgggccctttaaatatatcACACACtatatgtaatatgtaatattgtaaaataaaacatattataatGATGCCCTCACTGTCAGTGGCGGTTGAAGGAAAATGCTGCAGTCAGATACATTAAGTTTGAAGCAGAAGTGAAGAAACCCTCAGATTGAACACAGGTAACACCCCAATAACACATATgaaaaggcaaagcaagtttatttttatagcacaattggtacacaaagtaattcaaagtgctgtaGAAAATacgaaatacattaaaatcacaatacaaacaaatcaaaacataaataatcctcATAACATTACTGATAgatagaaaagtgcagaataaaaacctttcagtcatattacAATGTGCAACATGACACTGCTCCCAAACTAAAGGAGAGGAATAAAgttttttgtctaaataaaatggGAATCATAGCAGTGTTTGCAAGATATCCCAGGGTCCAAAGAGTCTGTTTTGGATTTGGTATTGGCATCTATATTGAAGAGAAATTGCTTTATATGTGACCtcacttgtttttgtttagtatgAGCCACCTCCTACTGTAAAAATGAGTGCAGCTTGTGCTTCTACTattccctctgcctcctctcatTTACAACAAAGAGCAGGTCCAGGGCAGGCCACAGGTGAGGCCCTATGAATATGATCTAtgctttttatttctatatattgtaaaagaaaaaattgtcAACTGAGGAAACAGTTCCAggggtgaagacgtttcgctgctcatccaagacgcttcttcagttctggtcagattactggtggatattgccttatatctatctgaagagaggagctaactacactgaaactaccaGGGATGAAACGTTTTCactccagttgacaaatttgaatttttgttttactatggctcagacctgaacaacagagggattacacatactGTACATTCATATATAATGTGATATTTGTTCAGAGACTgtcttagttttatttattgtatttttttagggAATCCTGGTAAGACGTCTTCAGCTGGTACAGTGAGAAATAATCCATCTGGCCTCACAAACCCACCCTCCGGGTCAGTGCAAAGTAGTTTATGCATCCATTTTATCCACAACACATCTTTTCTATGAATTTAATGTAATTCTTATTTCAGTGTGGGCATGAAACTGACCATCACAGGCTCTGGCTCTGTAAGAaatgtgtctggagctggggtCAACAAGATATCTACTCAAGAAACTCATAAAAAGCATATTATTTACAATATGTGGGCTTTTAAAAATAGACACACAGTTTGCACAATAGGATCAGTGTTATGCCTTCCAGCCAAAACACACATTCAATACTGTCGCtcttacttttttcatttgtcacacttttctcttgtttttcatCCCAGGAATGAGGTTGATGCTGACATTGGAAATGGAGGAGTAAAGAGCAAGTCCTGTCATGAATGTGGAGCGAAATCTGCAAAATTCAAAAAGTTTTGAGTGTGGAGTCTGAAGGAGGTGCATCTGATTTAATAACCAAAACAGATCTATGgcaaaacatctaaaaatgttaaaagtttAATCTGAGAATCTAGTTTTACAGCAGAAGCAAGATATACTAACTTGAATTGAAATTTATTACAATTCCTGTTATATTACACTGCAAAACCATCATTAGAAACATTTTGATTATTCGtcagttcatttaaaacttATAAATGGCACCAGACATGTAAAGTATTAGCTTATTTTAATACCCATGTGGCTTTCCTATTATGTATAGTCGCCATAACCTAAATTTTGTTCTATAAAATTGACATTTGTGCTTTGCAATTACCCTTATAACAGAGGGTTGTGCATAATCCTGTTAAATCTTGTTAGGCCTCATTTGGCATATTGAATTGGAAGCTTTTTTTCTGTGGAGCCAGGTGCACCCGCTTAAAACCAGAGATCCCGTATTGTCTCCAAGCGAGGTTCACCACGGATCAAACATGATAAGATCGGCTGCTCGTGATCAGAGCACGGTTTCCACAGTTGCACTTTCCACGGGGTCACAGTTTGAACCTTATGCACCATGGACAACAGCAGTGCGCAGTGGATCTctggaggagacgaggagctaGTAACTGTGGCCCCGACCATCTTTCCTCGCTTTGGCTACAGTATCATCTCTTTTCTCATGTTCATCACCACCGTGTTGACAGTGTTCAATAACGGGCTGGTGATCGTGGTGATGGTGAGGAACTGTCTGCTGCAGCCCATGAACGTGCTGATCCTGAGTCTCGCAGTGTCTGACCTCATGATCGGCCTGTGCGGCTCACTGGTCGTGACCATCACCAACTACAGAGGCTACTTCTTCATCGGGCACGCCGCCTGTGTCTTCCAGGGATTTGCGGTCAATTATTTTGGTGAGTTGGGAGAtgaaagtttatttgatttaggTGCAGTGTCTCGGGGCTAGGGCTGTTTTCTTGAGGCCAAAAGGTTAAAGCACAAAAGTTGGCAGGATATTGTTTTCCTCCACACAGGCTGTTTTTATCCTACTGTGGTTAAGATAACTTTATTCCTCAGATAACATGTCCATTTCAACGAGTTCTTGAAATTTTGCCATGGGCCAAGTATTTAAGAAACACATTGTTTGGTCATTGTGTTACTGTATCACTGCAACAGTGTGAGCCATTTGTAGTAGTTTCAACTTTTCTTTCATCATTATATGGAACCAAGAAAATTAATGAATCTACAACAACATAGAAAATCAGCTCTGTATCAAGAGTTAGGCTTTAGACTAGAGTTAATATTCAATATCTTAATTAAATTGGTTAAATTCACTTTCCATTAAGCCATTAACTCCCAGACATATCTTAAATTTAAACAAAGGTTTGTTACAATTTGAATCGTGTAGGTCTATTTGCTACACTTCACTTATGAAAACTCTAAACTgaaagtaaatgcattttatttttggccTAAAACCTTGCAAGATTTATTGTTTAATAATAACATGTACTTAGCTTTATGATACAAATTTATGTTGCATATTGCAGTAGGTTATAACCATCATATGTTTTATCACATAATAATCTCCATAATAGCGTCTTTCTTTTCACATATGGCTTTAGGGAGATCATAAGATCACGATATCTCTGCTTGGACTTGAAAGTCCAATTTATTTTAGCCGTTTCATATTTCTCTTAGAAGATTGCTTTCTCCTGAACTCATTGGCCTCATAACCCTCTTATAAAAATCTCTTGGTGTGACCCTTCACTCGCTGCAGTGCTGCTCTGCTGTCGTGCAGGTCTGGTGTCCCTGTGCACTCTGACCCTGTTGGCCTACGAGCGTTACCATGTAGTGTGTAAGCCCAGGGCAGGGCTTAAGATGAGTATGAAGAGAAGCATGATGGGTCTGCTCTTCGTCTGGGTCTTCTGCCTCTTCTGGGCCATTACCCCTCTGTTTGGCTGGAGCGGCTATGGGCCGGAGGGTGTGCAGACCTCCTGTTCTCTGTCCTGGGAGGAGAGGTCCTGGAGTAACTACAGCTACCTCATCCTCTACACTCTGCTCTGCTTCCTCATCCCAGTGGCCATCATcatctactgctactacaaagtGCTAACACAAATGAACAAGGTGATTCTTTTGTACTGTTCTATAATGTGACAATCTGCTATTTTGAGAAAATTgtcatttcaattttttttcttgaatacagctctatgctcaaacaaAAACCTTTTTTTCCCGCCCACACCTCCAATCGATAAGCCTCAGCAACGCTCTGAGTGACAGGTGTATTTAACCAATAGCAATaaagtgtgaactttcagaatAAGATGACTTTAGTTACTAAGTTGACATGAATCatgataaaatcaaaatcaaattaaaattgtGATATGCATTTTTTGGTATAAGTATTGTTATACTGTTGTATCCATTATCTAATTATTATTTGAAGAGCTTCATTTGCTTCATAATTTAACTTTACTGCTTcatactttaactttaatttaactttttaatacCAAAGAATCGTTGCTTTTGGAGCAATCTGGGCACCTGGATAATGAACCTGACAGCAAAACAATTGTAGAAATATGCTCTCAACAGAGCTGTTCTGATTCATGGGGGCTTGTCATAAGTGTGAGACACCCTCAACCTCATAGTCGTAGATCATAGCTAGTCGGTTGCTTAGTTTGACGCTCTACCAATGACCTGTTTAACAGCTCATTTGGTCTCCCAAAGGCcctctccacattattaagGTGCAGTTGTACtcattatattttttctgttataGCTGAACCGAAGCGTGGAGCTCCAGGGTGGTCGGTCCAGTCAAGAGGAGAATGAACATGCCATAACCATGGTCCTGTGTATGATAGTGGCCTTCTTCATTTGCTGGCTGCCTTACACCATCTTGTCTGTGGTTGTGGTGGCAGATCCAGAGCTCTATATCCATCCTCTAGTGGCCACCATGCCCATGTACTTCGCCAAGACCAGCCCGGTGTACAACCCCATCATTTACTTCCTGTCTAACAAACAAGTAAGGACCTGACTAaggagctaacaacactgaTTTCTTGCTGCTGCTGATTTTGTTGTGTCTTAGTTTCGTGATGCCACTCTGGAGGTGTTGTCCTTTGGAAAGTATATCCCCCATGGTCCTGCCTCTTCTAATATCGTCATGCAGCCGCTCAACAACAGGGAAACCCGGCTCCCTCTCACCCGCAACATTCACAGCAGGGTGCTGCCTCTGTGACACAGGGACACAATATAGATACAATAGAGATGTACAGACTGTGACTATAGTCCCACTAAAGAGCAGGTGGGACTGGCCAGTGTCTTTTTGGACACTTGGGCTACAGAGAGAGTGGCAGAGAGAAATTTCTTTGAGGAACttcctttttctgtttttctttctagcAAAGCAGGGAATGCCTGCCTATGCAACAGAAAGTCAGAAGTTTCATAGAGATCTTTGTAGTTATATTATTTGTAGTTAGTCAATTATAACTGGTGTAGGTATTAGGTGTGAGTTGatagatttttatttcaaggaatcatttttaatcattttaaagtaAGTACTTTAACCAGACATGGGTGCAGTagccaaaaatatattaaagtgagcgcactgttacttcaaaaatattaatactcaattaaaagttaaaaagtagtggtccaagaaattactagGGTAAGAATAAAAAGTGCTACTACTCAAGTAatctctgatttataatttaattgaTCAGTGGCTCAGTCTCAGTCACAGGGTAAGTGATAAAGAGACTGTAAATTGAAGAATAGATAACCCATTTTAAAGTCCCAGTTCTGTTTACTCGTCACACATGCCCCCTTTTAGGCAGTCATTTGTTTTAGTTGAACttcatgttgttttatgtttctaGGACAGTGAGTGTGAATGTTGGAAAGTAGCCAAATATAACCGGGGCATAAGCCCTTTGTGCATTTGTAAACCATTTGTAAAAAGCTctctgcattttaataatttaacacTTAAACCTTGCAGAAAGTAAATTACTTGACCCCCTATTTTATTTATAGACTTTCTGCAAAGATAATGCGGGACAGAGCATTCCTCCTCTGAGAAAATTGATTTTACATAAATTACATTGTGCAGACCCTTCCATATATTCCTTGTTAAGTTGGTTCTGTGACTTCTCCCACACCATATATGTAAATGCCTATGTAAAATGCACATATAGCCTTTTGTGTTATTACTTTATCGCTATGGCCAGATTAAATTTTATATCGATGATGCAATTCACAGGTCATGCCCTTTTTCCAACTTGCACTTTTTCGAAAACACATGATTTGATTTTGCCGCAGTGTGGACGGTATAGGAATAATTTCTTTCATAAGTACCTGTGTGGATACTAGCTTTTCTCAATGCAATTACACAAGTGGAGGAGGGGAGACCAAATACAACaaatcctctctttctctcttgctctctctcgcctcactgtgtctgtgatAGAGCTGCTAACACAAAGGAGGAAGTCATTTGTTTGAATCAGTTCTGCATTAGCCACAAAAGCACATaattaaaacaagacaaatttgGCAGCGCTTCCAGTTTTCCTTTAGTTTGTttaagctcacaaaagtcaaagaGGGAATGTATGCTCTCTATTTGGTCCCAATAGTGTGAAATGG
This genomic window contains:
- the parietopsin gene encoding parietopsin translates to MDNSSAQWISGGDEELVTVAPTIFPRFGYSIISFLMFITTVLTVFNNGLVIVVMVRNCLLQPMNVLILSLAVSDLMIGLCGSLVVTITNYRGYFFIGHAACVFQGFAVNYFGLVSLCTLTLLAYERYHVVCKPRAGLKMSMKRSMMGLLFVWVFCLFWAITPLFGWSGYGPEGVQTSCSLSWEERSWSNYSYLILYTLLCFLIPVAIIIYCYYKVLTQMNKLNRSVELQGGRSSQEENEHAITMVLCMIVAFFICWLPYTILSVVVVADPELYIHPLVATMPMYFAKTSPVYNPIIYFLSNKQFRDATLEVLSFGKYIPHGPASSNIVMQPLNNRETRLPLTRNIHSRVLPL